The Zingiber officinale cultivar Zhangliang chromosome 9A, Zo_v1.1, whole genome shotgun sequence genome window below encodes:
- the LOC122018983 gene encoding nuclear pore complex protein NUP93A-like isoform X1: MANDQEMSGWTELLHSSTKLLEHAGPSSHFPPLQRNLDQLESLSKKLKSKTLRAEAPSQSISATRLLAREGIDAERLARDLKSFELKTTFEDVFPSEATNVEEYLQQVHEMAMVSSIQEAQKDNLRSFNEHMMRVLEEDWQKEKREFLQSLSRLSTLPRGNSGALSGGLVRNVQMPSQISSPNVPKGPSVMEVVALTNKPIIDKKATVYAEIVSNLNEARARGLPFKPATAFKTAYENLNLDFSGSKSVTLQKIWHLTQALVGEYLNYQHKLSRKMILITGARHHLEWGHEKYILDTIKAHPAQAALGGAVGNLEKIQAFLRVRLRDHGVLDFDAGDKSRQPPVDTTWQQIYYCLRTGYYNEAKKVAELSRAAHHFAPQLAEWIASSGSISPDTASAASEECEKLLRMGDRAGRPGYDRKKLLLYAMISGNRRQIDRLLRDMPNLFNTIEDFLWFKLSAVRDFSGGSSSIVLSEGLVPYSLDDLQSYLNKFEPSYYTKNGKDPLVYPYVLLLSIQLLPAVVYLSKEVGEEGYNVDSVHISIALADHGVLSDGIGAFSKRGIMDACAEVASIIKQYGSVYLRQGNLELALEYYAQAAAAMGGGEVSWRAQGSNDQQRQQNKMLSQLLTEILLKDGGVSLLLGPRGTGEEGSLSKYMMDQNSRKQFLLEAARQCQESGLHDKSIEIHKRVGAFAVALETVNKCLSDAICAISRGKLDGDSQAASLIHSGNDILESYRISSDASLQEREPVSEQQTVLRELEAILQVHKLARAGQHVDALQEIVKIPFLPLNPLVPDVSYDIRSLSPYVQACVPDILKITLVCLENVRDSDGTLRTLKSKIANLVANNMNSNWPRDLMERVARSI, encoded by the exons atggCGAATGATCAGGAGATGAGCGGGTGGACGGAGCTCCTCCACTCTTCCACCAAGTTGTTGGAGCATGCCGGCCCTTCGTCCCATTTCCCCCCTCTCCAG CGGAACCTCGATCAATTGGAGTCGCTTTCCAAGAAGCTGAAATCAAAGACCCTCCGCGCGGAAGCCCCCTCTCAGTCCATCTCGGCCACCAG GTTACTTGCCCGGGAAGGGATAGATGCAGAACGGTTGGCTAGGGATCTGAAGTCTTTCGAGCTGAAG ACAACATTTGAGGATGTCTTTCCTTCTGAGGCGACAAATGTCGAGGAGTATTTGCAGCAg GTTCATGAAATGGCAATGGTTTCATCCATCCAAGAAGCTCAAAAGGACAATTTGAGAAGCTTCAATGAACACATGATGCGAGTCTTAGAG GAGGACtggcaaaaggaaaagagagaattTTTGCAAAGCTTAAGCCGACTCTCTACATTGCCAAGGGGAAACAGTGGTGCTTTAAGTGGTGGGCTTGTTCGGAATGTTCAGATGCCATCTCAAATATCCAGTCCTAATGTTCCCAAGGGCCCATCAGTCATGGAAGTTGTGGCTCTAACTAATAAGCCAATAATCGATAAGAAAGCTACAGTATATGCTGAGATAGTGAGTAATCTAAATGAGGCCAGGGCACGTGGATTACCTTTTAAA CCCGCTACAGCTTTCAAGACAGCTTATGAGAATTTGAACCTCGATTTTTCTGGTAGTAAGTCAGTTACCTTGCAGAAAATATGGCACCTCACCCAG GCATTAGTGGGtgaatatttaaattatcaacaTAAATTGTCAAGGAAAATGATTCTCATAACAGGTGCAAGGCACCATCTTGAATGGGGCCATGAGAAATATATCCTTGATACCATAAAAGCCCATCCTGCACAG GCTGCTCTAGGTGGAGCTGTTGGCAACCTGGAAAAGATCCAGGCATTTCTACGG GTGCGACTTAGAGATCATGGTGTGCTAGATTTTGATGCAGGGGATAAGTCTAGGCAGCCCCCAGTTGACACAACCTGGCAACAG ATTTATTATTGTCTAAGAACAGGCTACTACAACGAAGCAAAGAAAGTTGCTGAATTGTCACGTGCTGCCCACCATTTTGCTCCTCAG CTTGCTGAGTGGATTGCTTCTAGTGGTTCAATTTCACCAGATACTGCTTCTGCTGCTTCCGAAGAGTGTGAAAAATTGTTAAGAATGGGTGATCGAGCAGGGCGGCCTGGTTATGACAGGAAGAAATTGTTACTATATGCAATGATTTCTGGCAATCGACGCCAGATAGACAGGTTGCTTAGAGATATGCCAAATCTTTTCAATACTATAGAAGATTTCTTGTGGTTCAAATTATCAGCAGTAAGGGACTTCTCTGGTGGATCCTCTTCCATAGTTCTAAGTGAAGGCTTGGTGCCATATAGCCTAGATGATCTTCAAAGTTATTTGAATAAATTTGAGCCATCATACTATACAAAAAATGGGAAAGACCCTTTGGTTTATCCATATGTTTTACTTTTGAGTATTCAGTTGCTTCCGGCAGTTGTATATTTGTCTAAAGAAGTAGGAGAGGAGGGATACAATGTGGATTCTGTGCATATATCAATAGCTTTAGCAGATCATGGAGTTCTTTCGGATGGGATTGGAGCTTTCAGCAAGAGAGGAATTATGGATGCTTGTGCTGAAGTTGCAAGCATAATTAAACAATATGGTTCAGTGTATTTGCGCCAAGGTAATCTTGAATTAGCTCTAGAATATTATGCTCAAGCAGCTGCTGCTATGGGTGGTGGAGAAGTGTCATGGCGTGCACAGGGTAGTAACGACCAGCAACGGCAGCAAAATAAGATGTTGTCACAGCTACTTACAGAGATATTGCTAAAAGATGGTGGCGTTTCTCTTTTACTTGGTCCAAGAGGCACTGGGGAGGAAGGTTCACTTAGTAAATATATGATGGATCAGAATAGCCGAAAACAGTTTTTACTTGAAGCTGCTCGCCAATGCCAAGAATCTGGACTCCATGATAAA TCTATAGAAATACACAAGCGAGTTGGAGCATTTGCTGTAGCATTGGAAACAGTTAACAAGTGTCTCTCAGATGCAATCTGTGCCATTTCACGAGGAAAGTTAGATGGTGATAGTCAAGCTGCCAGTCTGATTCATTCAGGCAATGATATATTAGAGAGCTACAGGATTTCTTCTGATGCCAG CCTTCAAGAAAGGGAACCTGTTTCTGAACAGCAAACTGTGTTACGGGAGCTTGAAGCTATTCTACAAGTGCATAAGCTAGCGAGAGCTGGCCAGCATGTGGATGCTTTGCAGGAAATTGTCAAAATCCCATTCCTCCCGTTAAATCCTCTGGTACCTGATGTTTCATACGATATCCGTAGTTTGTCTCCCTACGTACAAGCATGTGTGCCAGATATCCTCAAAATCACTCTTGTTTGTCTGGAAAATGTTAGAGATTCTGATGGAACATTACGCACTTTAAAGTCTAAG ATTGCCAACCTGGTAGCGAACAATATGAATAGCAATTGGCCACGTGACTTGATGGAGAGGGTTGCTCGGAGCATATGA
- the LOC122018983 gene encoding nuclear pore complex protein NUP93A-like isoform X3, producing the protein MTTFEDVFPSEATNVEEYLQQVHEMAMVSSIQEAQKDNLRSFNEHMMRVLEEDWQKEKREFLQSLSRLSTLPRGNSGALSGGLVRNVQMPSQISSPNVPKGPSVMEVVALTNKPIIDKKATVYAEIVSNLNEARARGLPFKPATAFKTAYENLNLDFSGSKSVTLQKIWHLTQALVGEYLNYQHKLSRKMILITGARHHLEWGHEKYILDTIKAHPAQAALGGAVGNLEKIQAFLRVRLRDHGVLDFDAGDKSRQPPVDTTWQQIYYCLRTGYYNEAKKVAELSRAAHHFAPQLAEWIASSGSISPDTASAASEECEKLLRMGDRAGRPGYDRKKLLLYAMISGNRRQIDRLLRDMPNLFNTIEDFLWFKLSAVRDFSGGSSSIVLSEGLVPYSLDDLQSYLNKFEPSYYTKNGKDPLVYPYVLLLSIQLLPAVVYLSKEVGEEGYNVDSVHISIALADHGVLSDGIGAFSKRGIMDACAEVASIIKQYGSVYLRQGNLELALEYYAQAAAAMGGGEVSWRAQGSNDQQRQQNKMLSQLLTEILLKDGGVSLLLGPRGTGEEGSLSKYMMDQNSRKQFLLEAARQCQESGLHDKSIEIHKRVGAFAVALETVNKCLSDAICAISRGKLDGDSQAASLIHSGNDILESYRISSDASLQEREPVSEQQTVLRELEAILQVHKLARAGQHVDALQEIVKIPFLPLNPLVPDVSYDIRSLSPYVQACVPDILKITLVCLENVRDSDGTLRTLKSKIANLVANNMNSNWPRDLMERVARSI; encoded by the exons ATG ACAACATTTGAGGATGTCTTTCCTTCTGAGGCGACAAATGTCGAGGAGTATTTGCAGCAg GTTCATGAAATGGCAATGGTTTCATCCATCCAAGAAGCTCAAAAGGACAATTTGAGAAGCTTCAATGAACACATGATGCGAGTCTTAGAG GAGGACtggcaaaaggaaaagagagaattTTTGCAAAGCTTAAGCCGACTCTCTACATTGCCAAGGGGAAACAGTGGTGCTTTAAGTGGTGGGCTTGTTCGGAATGTTCAGATGCCATCTCAAATATCCAGTCCTAATGTTCCCAAGGGCCCATCAGTCATGGAAGTTGTGGCTCTAACTAATAAGCCAATAATCGATAAGAAAGCTACAGTATATGCTGAGATAGTGAGTAATCTAAATGAGGCCAGGGCACGTGGATTACCTTTTAAA CCCGCTACAGCTTTCAAGACAGCTTATGAGAATTTGAACCTCGATTTTTCTGGTAGTAAGTCAGTTACCTTGCAGAAAATATGGCACCTCACCCAG GCATTAGTGGGtgaatatttaaattatcaacaTAAATTGTCAAGGAAAATGATTCTCATAACAGGTGCAAGGCACCATCTTGAATGGGGCCATGAGAAATATATCCTTGATACCATAAAAGCCCATCCTGCACAG GCTGCTCTAGGTGGAGCTGTTGGCAACCTGGAAAAGATCCAGGCATTTCTACGG GTGCGACTTAGAGATCATGGTGTGCTAGATTTTGATGCAGGGGATAAGTCTAGGCAGCCCCCAGTTGACACAACCTGGCAACAG ATTTATTATTGTCTAAGAACAGGCTACTACAACGAAGCAAAGAAAGTTGCTGAATTGTCACGTGCTGCCCACCATTTTGCTCCTCAG CTTGCTGAGTGGATTGCTTCTAGTGGTTCAATTTCACCAGATACTGCTTCTGCTGCTTCCGAAGAGTGTGAAAAATTGTTAAGAATGGGTGATCGAGCAGGGCGGCCTGGTTATGACAGGAAGAAATTGTTACTATATGCAATGATTTCTGGCAATCGACGCCAGATAGACAGGTTGCTTAGAGATATGCCAAATCTTTTCAATACTATAGAAGATTTCTTGTGGTTCAAATTATCAGCAGTAAGGGACTTCTCTGGTGGATCCTCTTCCATAGTTCTAAGTGAAGGCTTGGTGCCATATAGCCTAGATGATCTTCAAAGTTATTTGAATAAATTTGAGCCATCATACTATACAAAAAATGGGAAAGACCCTTTGGTTTATCCATATGTTTTACTTTTGAGTATTCAGTTGCTTCCGGCAGTTGTATATTTGTCTAAAGAAGTAGGAGAGGAGGGATACAATGTGGATTCTGTGCATATATCAATAGCTTTAGCAGATCATGGAGTTCTTTCGGATGGGATTGGAGCTTTCAGCAAGAGAGGAATTATGGATGCTTGTGCTGAAGTTGCAAGCATAATTAAACAATATGGTTCAGTGTATTTGCGCCAAGGTAATCTTGAATTAGCTCTAGAATATTATGCTCAAGCAGCTGCTGCTATGGGTGGTGGAGAAGTGTCATGGCGTGCACAGGGTAGTAACGACCAGCAACGGCAGCAAAATAAGATGTTGTCACAGCTACTTACAGAGATATTGCTAAAAGATGGTGGCGTTTCTCTTTTACTTGGTCCAAGAGGCACTGGGGAGGAAGGTTCACTTAGTAAATATATGATGGATCAGAATAGCCGAAAACAGTTTTTACTTGAAGCTGCTCGCCAATGCCAAGAATCTGGACTCCATGATAAA TCTATAGAAATACACAAGCGAGTTGGAGCATTTGCTGTAGCATTGGAAACAGTTAACAAGTGTCTCTCAGATGCAATCTGTGCCATTTCACGAGGAAAGTTAGATGGTGATAGTCAAGCTGCCAGTCTGATTCATTCAGGCAATGATATATTAGAGAGCTACAGGATTTCTTCTGATGCCAG CCTTCAAGAAAGGGAACCTGTTTCTGAACAGCAAACTGTGTTACGGGAGCTTGAAGCTATTCTACAAGTGCATAAGCTAGCGAGAGCTGGCCAGCATGTGGATGCTTTGCAGGAAATTGTCAAAATCCCATTCCTCCCGTTAAATCCTCTGGTACCTGATGTTTCATACGATATCCGTAGTTTGTCTCCCTACGTACAAGCATGTGTGCCAGATATCCTCAAAATCACTCTTGTTTGTCTGGAAAATGTTAGAGATTCTGATGGAACATTACGCACTTTAAAGTCTAAG ATTGCCAACCTGGTAGCGAACAATATGAATAGCAATTGGCCACGTGACTTGATGGAGAGGGTTGCTCGGAGCATATGA